One region of Vitis vinifera cultivar Pinot Noir 40024 chromosome 1, ASM3070453v1 genomic DNA includes:
- the LOC132253771 gene encoding extensin-like, with translation MVKTRGGLSASPSSPTPRPQRAAMGAAPSPPVQAPAIPPSEGEVPSQRRYPTRRPPTKPVPPAEQAASSFSRPPAKRTRFSGPGEPSHAPQPEPATEEPRIPVDMPPEAIIRRPMIAGPPIEGNLDCRDRSFHSETYFDIEGAPAVPAPPELPRDEQLPQAQQDEILTDTTPHDPAAPTSVHMPEGIHPSSPITADAPPVMPTTPAPPSSSEPTVTVSLAEFRSLLIHVQLVFFD, from the exons ATGGTGAAGACCAGAGGAGGCCTTTCCGCCTCCCCATCCTCACCGACCCCTCGACCACAGCGAGCCGCCATGGGAGCCGCACCTTCACCTCCTGTTCAGGCCCCGgccattcccccatctgagggggaAGTTCCTTCTCAGCGCCGATACCCCACCCGGAGGCCACCCACGAAACCTGTGCCACCAGCCGAGCAAGCTGCGAGCTCTTTTTCTCGGCCCCCTGCGAAGAGGACCAGgttctcgggtcctggagagCCATCCCACGCACCTCAGCCAGAGCCAGCTACAGAGGAACCTCGGATTCCAGTGGACATGCCTCCCGAGGCCattatcaggcgtcccatgatagcTGGACCGCCGATTGAGGGTAATTTGGATTGCAGAGATCGATCCTTCCACTCTGAGACCTACTTTGAtatagag GGAGCCCCAGCTGTGCCtgcacctccagagctaccccgAGATGAGCAGCTGcctcaggcccagcaggatgagattctcactGACACCACACCTCATGACCCTGCAGCACCCACCTCAGTGCACATGCCCGAAGGTATACATCCTTCTTCTCCTATCACTGCGGATGCTCCACCAGTCATGCCAACTACTCCAGCTCCTCCTTcttcatctgagcccactgtcaccgTTTCTCTTGCGGAATTCAGAAGCTTA